In one Zobellia galactanivorans genomic region, the following are encoded:
- a CDS encoding RagB/SusD family nutrient uptake outer membrane protein, with protein sequence MKKFINIKLGILTILGLMCTQCEDPLKTEVYGEYSLVDGPASKGFMDGLLNGVYAEFQFNGVQGRDFFYFSDFSGDHLYNERGGLSRVTAFVQNWNWDAQNPSWFRDDFWTKPYAAIRNANFFLEVVDNSELSAEEKNQYKAEVRFARATTYAFMYNWFGSVPLRTSSSDPADMERASDDEMREFIETELADAAKDLPITAEEFGRATQGAAYGILMKHYLNTKNWDKVVEYANLIQDLGVYSLYTAGSNPYRNLFKVSTEGSENETIYSFPATSLIESTANAIMSHSYPESNYKALVNGDDVKLSNQSISGTKNRAYDFFLNSFEPNDDRKKQIINQYINSEDEVVTQAPDKNAVFKYWPDPNMLEWKSGHDFRIIRYADVLLSKAEALNEINGPTQEVIDLINEVRGRAKASVLELADYPSTEGLRDAILEERGWEFYFEGKRREDLIRHGKFVSAKKNHPIHPVPSAEDFRVLMPIPQEEIDVNPNMVQNPGY encoded by the coding sequence ATGAAAAAATTTATCAATATAAAATTAGGTATACTAACCATTTTGGGCCTTATGTGTACCCAATGCGAAGACCCATTAAAAACGGAAGTATATGGTGAGTATTCATTAGTCGATGGCCCTGCTTCTAAAGGTTTTATGGATGGGTTGCTGAACGGGGTATATGCCGAATTTCAGTTCAACGGGGTTCAAGGAAGGGACTTCTTCTATTTTTCCGACTTTAGTGGTGATCACCTCTACAACGAAAGGGGAGGTTTAAGCCGGGTAACCGCATTTGTTCAAAATTGGAATTGGGATGCACAAAACCCTTCTTGGTTTAGGGATGATTTTTGGACCAAACCTTATGCGGCCATCAGAAATGCCAACTTCTTTTTGGAAGTCGTCGATAATTCAGAGCTGTCGGCAGAGGAGAAGAATCAATATAAGGCTGAAGTGCGTTTTGCCAGGGCTACAACCTATGCCTTTATGTACAATTGGTTTGGATCCGTGCCGCTAAGAACTTCAAGCAGTGACCCAGCCGATATGGAAAGGGCGTCAGATGACGAAATGAGAGAATTTATCGAGACCGAATTGGCCGATGCGGCCAAGGATCTTCCTATTACGGCTGAAGAATTTGGGCGAGCTACCCAAGGAGCTGCCTATGGTATTTTAATGAAACATTATTTAAATACTAAAAATTGGGATAAGGTTGTAGAATATGCAAACTTAATACAAGACTTGGGTGTATATAGCTTGTACACGGCAGGGAGTAATCCTTATCGGAATCTTTTTAAGGTGTCTACCGAGGGGTCTGAGAATGAAACAATTTATTCCTTTCCGGCAACATCCTTGATCGAGAGTACTGCCAATGCCATTATGTCCCATTCATACCCAGAGAGTAATTACAAGGCCTTGGTCAATGGAGATGATGTTAAATTGTCTAACCAATCTATTTCCGGTACCAAAAATCGAGCCTATGATTTTTTCCTCAACTCCTTTGAACCGAACGATGATAGAAAAAAGCAGATTATAAACCAATATATCAATTCGGAAGATGAGGTTGTTACCCAGGCACCGGATAAAAATGCTGTCTTTAAATATTGGCCCGATCCCAATATGTTGGAGTGGAAAAGCGGGCATGATTTTAGAATCATTAGATATGCAGATGTTTTATTGTCTAAGGCCGAAGCATTGAATGAAATTAACGGACCTACCCAAGAAGTGATTGACCTGATAAACGAGGTGCGGGGTAGGGCGAAGGCCTCTGTGTTAGAGTTGGCCGATTATCCAAGTACGGAAGGGTTAAGGGATGCCATTCTCGAAGAAAGAGGCTGGGAGTTTTATTTTGAAGGCAAACGAAGGGAGGACTTGATCAGGCACGGTAAATTTGTTAGTGCCAAAAAGAACCACCCTATTCATCCCGTTCCTTCCGCCGAAGACTTTAGGGTGTTAATGCCGATACCTCAGGAAGAAATCGATGTAAACCCTAATATGGTTCAAAACCCGGGGTACTAA
- a CDS encoding SusC/RagA family TonB-linked outer membrane protein, translating to MKKTKQNSWQLILLILCLMASSATVLGQTKTKVTGTVYDENDALLPGVNVVIDGSSVGTVTDFDGVFTLDVSDSDVLVFSYLGFESKSVPFNGQSTMTIKLMPDFQQLDDVVVIGYGTQSRAKITSSISKVDDEELRNIPSVSPAQALQGKMAGVSVPVLTGQPGENPNIVIRGGTTYSPYATTETGGGRQASDPLYVIDGVFRSIGDVNPDDIESIQVMKDAASTAIYGARGANGVIIVKTKTGSSSSKPKITFRYQHGIETQARNFEYLNAREYIETFRPAKLRGIDNYDPEVFLQSAGSTGVPTFNNPGEYGEFKFTTASLNNLIDVEGQAYVDNLLSNGWETMPDPVDPSTTLIFKDSHYQDVVWNTANTSNYNLGVSGGSENVDYNVSLGYVNQGGVFLGTNYERFSGLANIGLKVTDKLRLNLNTTYLWNDNQNSQSTQNDITRGTRVPSLNRLYNDDGTPNLGESNNPRNRLHQLYYQDYNRNTNQFVVRLSADYTIFPGLSYRPSVSLNTNLYTRMDFEKFYPQQSNPRYKYQRIDDRKQLMTDHILQYDKNIGNKHHFMALAGFNFTRNKLFRVIGTSQRSATDIITTITGDPASTTLPGGVVSPNMSSSSLFDEEKSASFFGQFSYDLSAKYLFSASIRRDGFSNFAPENRWALFPSVSAGWVVSKEDFWKVDWMDNLKVRYSWGETGLSNLSTSDTYGQYSTTTYATNSGIYRNNLPNPNLLWETTSAFDAGIDVGLFGNRLSFVFDYYNKLTSNRLESLPLPAETGFSSIKYNVGSLRNSGIEVELGGFIVNNPDFSWHSNFTFAYNKSEIVELPENTREKNRIGGGVVYDPNLGKEVEIGGFAEGERPLGLWAWKSNGIFATDEEAAASPIKDMMAIGALQDEPRHGGDVDWADLNGDNIIDGKDIVFMGYRTPDKIGGFQNTIRYKRFSLRVNMDYAMGHVINNGSLARGLGQGRSYNEGAPVEAAGNDIWREQGDVGKKYPRIGFGDWDVGRRNHLRFLGSLTGYSNTGLSSAYGTDNSIYYSKGDFLAFREVSLSYNFPTDWCKMLRISSLVLNGGVYNIGYLTAYDGYNPEVYTGYDGGAYPRPRQFTFGATLTF from the coding sequence ATGAAAAAAACCAAACAAAATTCTTGGCAATTGATTTTGCTTATTTTGTGTTTAATGGCTTCTTCTGCAACCGTGTTGGGGCAGACTAAAACCAAGGTGACTGGTACCGTTTATGATGAGAACGATGCCCTTTTGCCAGGGGTAAATGTTGTGATTGATGGAAGTTCAGTCGGAACAGTTACTGATTTTGATGGGGTTTTTACACTTGATGTATCAGATTCCGATGTTCTTGTCTTTTCTTACTTAGGATTTGAATCCAAGAGCGTCCCCTTTAATGGGCAATCTACCATGACAATTAAGTTAATGCCAGATTTTCAACAGTTAGATGATGTTGTAGTTATAGGTTATGGAACACAGTCAAGGGCCAAAATCACGAGTTCTATTTCAAAAGTAGACGATGAGGAATTGAGAAATATTCCCTCGGTAAGCCCGGCGCAAGCTCTTCAAGGAAAAATGGCGGGTGTCTCGGTACCTGTATTGACCGGTCAGCCAGGGGAAAATCCCAATATAGTAATTAGGGGCGGAACCACTTACAGTCCGTATGCCACTACTGAAACGGGAGGTGGTCGCCAGGCCAGTGACCCATTATATGTTATTGATGGTGTATTTCGCAGCATCGGAGACGTAAATCCTGATGATATAGAGTCCATTCAGGTAATGAAAGATGCGGCATCTACCGCAATATACGGGGCTAGAGGTGCCAATGGGGTTATCATTGTTAAAACCAAAACGGGTAGTTCAAGTTCAAAACCGAAGATTACTTTTAGATATCAGCATGGTATCGAGACCCAAGCCCGTAATTTTGAATATTTAAATGCAAGGGAATATATCGAAACCTTTAGGCCTGCAAAGTTAAGGGGAATCGATAATTACGACCCAGAAGTCTTTCTTCAGTCCGCAGGTTCAACAGGGGTGCCTACCTTCAACAATCCTGGGGAATATGGTGAATTCAAGTTTACGACTGCCTCGCTTAATAACTTAATAGATGTTGAGGGACAGGCTTATGTCGATAATTTATTGTCAAACGGATGGGAAACGATGCCTGATCCGGTTGATCCTTCTACAACTCTGATTTTTAAAGACAGTCATTATCAAGATGTCGTTTGGAATACGGCCAACACCAGTAACTACAACCTTGGAGTTAGCGGAGGGTCCGAAAATGTAGATTATAATGTGTCATTGGGCTATGTTAATCAGGGCGGTGTCTTTTTGGGAACCAATTACGAACGATTCAGTGGTCTCGCCAATATTGGATTAAAGGTAACCGATAAATTGCGATTGAATTTAAATACGACTTATCTATGGAACGATAATCAGAATTCCCAAAGCACTCAAAATGACATTACAAGGGGAACAAGAGTCCCCTCTTTAAACAGGTTGTATAATGACGATGGCACACCGAACCTTGGGGAAAGTAATAATCCGAGAAACAGATTACATCAGTTATACTATCAAGACTATAACAGAAACACCAATCAATTTGTGGTCCGTCTATCTGCAGATTACACCATTTTCCCAGGATTGTCTTATCGGCCTTCCGTATCGCTGAACACCAACCTCTATACGAGGATGGATTTTGAAAAATTCTACCCACAGCAAAGCAATCCGCGCTATAAATACCAAAGAATCGATGATAGAAAGCAATTGATGACGGATCATATTTTACAATATGATAAAAACATTGGGAACAAACATCACTTTATGGCATTGGCCGGATTCAATTTTACCAGAAATAAACTGTTCCGGGTTATTGGTACTTCCCAACGTTCTGCAACAGATATAATTACAACAATAACAGGTGACCCTGCAAGTACTACATTGCCGGGCGGGGTTGTTTCCCCAAATATGAGCTCGTCATCTCTTTTTGATGAAGAAAAGAGCGCCAGTTTCTTTGGGCAATTTAGTTATGACCTTAGTGCCAAATACCTTTTTTCCGCTTCAATTAGACGTGATGGTTTTTCCAATTTTGCCCCAGAGAACAGATGGGCTTTGTTTCCATCGGTATCTGCGGGATGGGTTGTTAGCAAAGAGGATTTTTGGAAGGTGGACTGGATGGACAATTTGAAAGTTAGATACAGCTGGGGGGAAACGGGCTTGTCCAATCTGTCAACAAGTGACACTTATGGCCAATATTCAACCACCACCTATGCGACCAATTCGGGTATTTATAGGAACAACCTTCCTAATCCCAATTTATTATGGGAGACCACCTCGGCTTTTGATGCTGGTATCGATGTCGGTCTTTTCGGTAATAGGTTAAGTTTTGTTTTTGATTATTATAACAAGCTTACATCGAATCGGTTAGAGTCCCTTCCGTTGCCTGCTGAAACCGGCTTTAGTAGTATTAAATACAATGTAGGTTCACTACGGAATAGTGGTATTGAAGTAGAACTAGGTGGATTCATAGTAAACAACCCAGACTTTTCATGGCACTCTAATTTCACTTTTGCCTATAACAAATCAGAGATAGTGGAATTGCCCGAGAATACAAGGGAAAAAAACAGAATTGGGGGCGGAGTGGTCTATGACCCCAATCTTGGCAAGGAAGTGGAAATTGGTGGTTTTGCCGAAGGTGAAAGACCATTAGGGCTTTGGGCCTGGAAGTCGAATGGAATTTTTGCTACAGATGAAGAGGCTGCTGCTAGTCCCATTAAAGATATGATGGCCATAGGGGCGCTACAAGATGAGCCTCGCCATGGTGGTGATGTAGATTGGGCAGATTTAAACGGAGATAATATAATTGACGGCAAGGATATCGTATTTATGGGATATAGAACACCTGACAAGATCGGAGGTTTCCAAAATACGATTCGTTATAAGCGCTTTAGTCTTCGTGTCAATATGGATTATGCCATGGGCCACGTCATCAATAATGGTTCTCTTGCAAGAGGTCTGGGGCAAGGTCGGTCGTACAATGAGGGGGCGCCGGTAGAAGCTGCAGGCAATGATATTTGGAGGGAGCAAGGTGATGTAGGTAAAAAATATCCTAGAATTGGCTTTGGTGATTGGGATGTGGGAAGAAGAAACCATTTGCGGTTTCTCGGAAGCTTAACGGGTTATTCTAATACGGGTCTTTCAAGTGCTTATGGTACCGATAACTCTATCTATTATTCAAAAGGGGATTTTTTAGCTTTTAGAGAAGTTTCCTTGTCGTACAACTTTCCGACTGATTGGTGCAAGATGCTTAGAATAAGTAGCCTCGTGTTAAATGGAGGAGTGTATAATATAGGATATTTAACAGCCTATGACGGATATAACCCGGAAGTATACACAGGATATGATGGCGGTGCCTATCCGCGCCCTAGACAGTTCACTTTTGGGGCAACATTGACTTTTTAA
- a CDS encoding sulfatase family protein, with protein MKKNILLIVLAATLFVSCKNGDTRQKEGNENTTKPNILWIYLEDTAPLMGCYGEQLVATPNIDSLAMKGVLYTNVFMPAPVCSASRSSIITGMMATTIGAQNHHGSRTVESATYLPENIKTIPELFKEAGYFTFNNGKDDYNFIYDRKELYDQDYSYHPLYGKGGVRLDLATLTEKEPFFGQIQMYGGKEIFNSKFKENVTSPVDRSKIQLPPYLPNHPVIIEEYANHLDAIQITDEKVGEVMNKLKENDLLKNTIVFFFSDHGMRLTRNKQFLYDGGLQVPLIIADFRAADKQFKPGSVNDDLISGLDLGTSSLALASIPIPEYMEGRNMFNPSGTPREYVISTRDRCDFTIDRIRSVRSKEYKYIRNFMTDRPYSQPTYMDFDKIEFVGVMKQLYAEGKLNEVQRRFMSDERPSEELYDLKADPFELNNLAVNSEYSEILTKYRSILDQWIAQTGDKGQYGEDEAGLKFMLGIWGKECVNPEYDALRKKYPNFEGSLIYLKSESFTKVDPNFKGTPLFDVSANQVVNIKLGR; from the coding sequence ATGAAAAAAAATATTTTGCTGATTGTATTGGCAGCAACACTATTCGTATCGTGTAAAAACGGGGATACACGACAAAAGGAAGGGAATGAGAATACAACTAAGCCCAATATCCTTTGGATATATTTAGAAGATACCGCTCCGCTTATGGGATGCTATGGAGAGCAACTTGTTGCCACTCCGAACATTGACAGCCTAGCTATGAAAGGTGTTTTGTATACCAACGTCTTTATGCCCGCTCCTGTCTGTTCGGCCAGTCGATCAAGTATCATTACCGGAATGATGGCGACCACCATCGGAGCCCAGAACCATCATGGTTCAAGAACTGTGGAATCGGCAACATATTTGCCGGAGAATATAAAGACCATTCCTGAACTTTTTAAGGAAGCAGGGTATTTTACGTTTAATAACGGTAAGGACGACTATAACTTTATATATGACAGAAAAGAATTGTATGATCAAGATTATTCGTACCATCCTTTATACGGTAAAGGAGGAGTAAGACTGGATTTGGCAACACTAACCGAAAAGGAACCGTTTTTCGGTCAAATACAGATGTACGGCGGCAAGGAAATTTTCAATTCCAAGTTCAAGGAAAACGTTACTTCACCTGTAGATCGGTCGAAAATTCAACTACCGCCCTATCTGCCAAATCATCCCGTCATTATTGAAGAATATGCCAACCACTTGGATGCAATTCAGATTACGGATGAAAAAGTAGGTGAGGTTATGAATAAATTAAAAGAAAACGATTTGCTAAAGAATACCATTGTTTTCTTTTTTTCCGATCATGGTATGCGCCTGACCAGAAATAAACAGTTTTTATATGATGGAGGGCTACAGGTACCCTTGATTATAGCGGATTTTAGAGCAGCCGATAAGCAATTTAAACCGGGAAGCGTGAATGATGACCTGATCAGTGGCCTAGACCTAGGAACCAGTTCGCTTGCTTTAGCCAGTATTCCGATACCGGAATATATGGAAGGTCGCAATATGTTTAACCCTAGCGGTACACCAAGGGAATATGTAATCTCAACTAGAGATCGTTGCGATTTTACCATAGACCGTATTAGGTCGGTACGTTCAAAGGAGTATAAGTATATCAGGAATTTTATGACGGATAGACCCTATTCCCAACCGACTTATATGGATTTTGACAAGATAGAATTCGTTGGGGTGATGAAACAATTGTATGCTGAAGGAAAGCTAAATGAGGTGCAGAGACGATTTATGTCAGATGAACGCCCTTCGGAAGAATTATACGATTTAAAAGCCGATCCCTTTGAGTTGAACAATTTGGCGGTGAATTCGGAATATTCTGAAATATTGACAAAATATCGCTCCATACTGGATCAATGGATCGCTCAAACAGGCGATAAGGGACAGTATGGAGAAGACGAAGCAGGTTTGAAATTCATGTTGGGCATATGGGGAAAGGAATGTGTAAACCCCGAGTATGATGCGCTTAGGAAAAAGTATCCCAATTTTGAAGGGTCGTTGATTTATTTAAAAAGTGAATCCTTTACAAAGGTTGATCCAAACTTTAAAGGAACACCATTATTTGATGTAAGTGCTAATCAAGTAGTGAATATAAAATTAGGCCGGTAA
- a CDS encoding FadR/GntR family transcriptional regulator translates to MEKAESKLRPVQKRSMVDQVENNLRTFIKERGFKPGDTLPTENELAMTMNVSRNVVREALSRFKMLGLIDSNKKNGITLIKFNLFPALERVLDPTVMDKETLHELFELRIMLEIGMADTLYRKITPEHIKELRKIIADYMSSPKKDTKIAHEITFHTALYKITGNETLFGFQKYLKTVFDYVLELESNFKVSESKINHSSLVDCLETGTVEEFRQKMQEHFSGYYKLGIFNK, encoded by the coding sequence ATGGAGAAGGCAGAATCAAAGTTAAGGCCCGTACAAAAGAGAAGTATGGTCGATCAGGTTGAGAACAATCTTCGTACTTTTATTAAGGAGCGAGGCTTTAAACCAGGGGACACCCTCCCCACTGAGAATGAGTTGGCAATGACGATGAACGTAAGCCGAAACGTAGTCCGTGAAGCCCTTAGCCGATTTAAAATGCTAGGGTTGATCGATTCAAATAAAAAAAATGGAATAACACTTATCAAGTTCAATTTATTTCCTGCTTTGGAAAGGGTACTTGACCCTACGGTCATGGACAAAGAAACCCTACATGAACTTTTTGAATTGCGCATTATGCTAGAAATAGGAATGGCCGATACCCTATACCGAAAGATAACTCCTGAACATATAAAGGAATTGCGAAAAATCATTGCCGATTACATGTCCTCTCCTAAAAAGGACACTAAAATTGCCCATGAAATAACTTTTCACACCGCCCTATACAAAATAACCGGCAACGAGACTTTATTCGGTTTTCAAAAATACCTAAAGACTGTATTCGACTATGTTCTCGAATTAGAATCGAATTTTAAAGTTTCAGAGTCAAAAATCAATCATTCTAGCCTCGTCGATTGTTTGGAGACAGGAACGGTCGAAGAGTTTAGGCAAAAGATGCAGGAACATTTTAGCGGCTATTATAAACTAGGTATTTTCAATAAATGA
- a CDS encoding glycoside hydrolase family 36 protein — protein MKNILVHLIVLHFAFVAISQDKKKSFTLSGNSVTLTYESSNCEIEVLTSAVADGIDVATITLKGNKKFIPGRIFVKWSAPATNIAGYWSSQAFLDKTITPDWGPAKVTSMLAREAPVMTLYGYDDLNRQTFAVSEALNTVVTSTSVKEENGVVYNEIQLFSEPHKEILEYTIKLYLDTRAVHFSQALKDVSRWWEGFDMYKPAPVPEAANLPVYSTWYSYHQNVGSNAILKECRQAKGMGYETVIVDDGWQTMDSKRGYAFTGDWQPERIPEMKQLVKEVHDIGMKFMLWYAVPFVGENSSAYTQMQGKFLDYWEGQGTYVLDPRYPEVREFIINTYVRAIKEWDLDGFKLDFIGRFRANKNTVLTAENGRDYASVNLATDKLMTDLMTALRQIKPDVLIEFRQPYTGPLMRKYGNMLRASDCPNAAMVNRVETTDLRLVSGNTSVHADMLMWHYDDPVETAALQFLNVLYSVPQISVRLADIPKDHHKMIEFYTDYWLNNRDVLLQGEFYAESPLMNYPLIRAKNNRKMITTVFSERVVDIDTTLELDIDVVNAKSTQKIIIDNRGEAREYQCFVFDCMGNTLRKEQVKLNNGISVFEVPPSGLIQLVAL, from the coding sequence ATGAAAAATATACTAGTCCATTTAATTGTTCTTCATTTTGCATTTGTTGCAATCTCTCAAGATAAGAAGAAGTCCTTTACATTATCAGGTAACAGTGTAACGCTAACCTATGAATCGAGTAATTGTGAAATTGAGGTTTTGACATCTGCCGTGGCGGATGGAATTGATGTAGCGACTATTACCTTAAAAGGAAATAAAAAATTTATTCCGGGGCGCATTTTTGTGAAATGGTCGGCCCCTGCGACCAATATTGCCGGCTATTGGAGTAGTCAAGCTTTTTTAGACAAGACCATTACCCCTGATTGGGGACCCGCAAAAGTAACATCGATGTTGGCTAGGGAGGCACCAGTGATGACCCTTTATGGTTATGACGATTTAAACCGCCAGACCTTTGCCGTTTCCGAAGCTTTGAACACTGTTGTTACCAGCACCTCGGTTAAGGAAGAGAATGGAGTGGTCTATAATGAAATTCAACTTTTTTCAGAACCACATAAGGAAATTTTAGAATATACGATCAAGCTGTATTTAGACACCCGTGCTGTTCATTTTTCCCAAGCTTTGAAGGATGTGAGCCGATGGTGGGAAGGTTTTGATATGTATAAACCGGCCCCTGTACCAGAGGCTGCTAATTTGCCGGTATATTCCACTTGGTACAGTTATCACCAAAATGTAGGAAGCAATGCTATTTTAAAGGAGTGCCGACAAGCTAAAGGCATGGGTTACGAAACCGTAATCGTTGATGATGGGTGGCAAACAATGGATAGTAAAAGAGGATATGCCTTTACGGGTGATTGGCAGCCGGAAAGAATTCCAGAAATGAAACAGCTTGTCAAGGAAGTGCACGATATAGGTATGAAGTTTATGTTGTGGTATGCCGTACCCTTTGTTGGTGAGAACTCCAGCGCATATACCCAAATGCAAGGTAAATTTCTAGATTATTGGGAGGGCCAAGGAACCTATGTTCTCGATCCAAGATATCCAGAAGTAAGGGAATTTATTATAAACACCTATGTGAGGGCGATTAAAGAATGGGACTTGGATGGTTTTAAATTAGATTTTATCGGAAGGTTCCGTGCCAATAAAAACACTGTTCTTACCGCCGAGAATGGGAGGGATTACGCATCAGTGAACTTGGCGACCGATAAGTTAATGACAGACTTGATGACGGCTTTGCGGCAGATTAAACCAGATGTTTTAATCGAGTTTAGACAACCGTATACAGGACCATTAATGAGAAAATATGGAAATATGCTTAGAGCTTCCGATTGTCCAAATGCGGCAATGGTCAATAGGGTAGAAACAACAGATCTTAGGCTTGTTAGTGGCAATACTTCTGTGCACGCAGATATGTTGATGTGGCATTACGATGATCCGGTCGAAACCGCTGCCTTACAATTTCTAAATGTTTTGTATTCCGTACCGCAAATCTCGGTTCGCTTGGCTGACATTCCCAAAGACCATCATAAAATGATCGAATTCTATACGGACTACTGGTTAAACAACAGGGACGTTCTGTTACAAGGTGAGTTCTATGCCGAAAGTCCACTTATGAATTACCCATTGATCCGCGCTAAAAACAACAGGAAAATGATTACCACTGTTTTTTCCGAAAGAGTTGTGGATATTGATACGACATTAGAGCTGGACATTGATGTTGTCAATGCCAAGTCCACTCAAAAAATTATAATCGATAACAGGGGTGAAGCTAGGGAATATCAATGTTTCGTATTTGATTGTATGGGAAATACCCTAAGGAAGGAACAAGTTAAATTGAATAATGGCATATCTGTGTTTGAAGTGCCACCGTCGGGGCTTATACAGTTGGTGGCACTTTAA